AGACAAGTCCGAGGGCTCCTCTCTGGGAGTCTGTGGCAAGACGGTTATGCCTTCGGCAAATCCTGATGGGACGGCTCTGGTACATTAGACGCCAGAACTGCAACAGTGACGGAAGGGACCTTGCCTCTGTCCCTAGCAATCTTACAGCACAGTTTCTCCCTCCAGCGTCTGGTTTTGCAGCCTGGATGTGTCTGCCAGAAGCCGAATGGTGGTCACGGGAGACAATGTGGGGCACGTGATCCTGCTGAACATGGACGGCAGGGAGGTGCGTTCTCTGGAGCCCAGGTCCTCCCGTTCTCTCCCttacccctgcccccaaccctggGCCTCCCTGCGCCCCATCTGAACCGAGCCCTTCTCTGCAGCTTTGGAATCTGAGAATGCACAAAAAGAAAGTGACCCACGTGGCCCTGAATCCATGCTGTGATTGGTTCCTGGCCACAGCCTCCGTAGACCAAACAGTGAAAATCTGGGACCTGCGCCAGGTTAGAGGGAAATCCAGCTTCCTCCACTCACTGCCGCATAGCCATCCCGTCAACGCAGGTGTGATATACCAGACTTCATCCTTCCTGCAGACCCTGCCTGTCCAACTgcttctggttatttttttttctcgaCGCTTAGGAGCTGCTAGGTTAAACCTCTACCCTGAGAACATCAGCCAAGTAGATGTCTTGGAAACTTTGAGTCTAGCTGCCTCCAACAGCTGCTaagtttctagaatttttttttaatttttttattttttagagagcgtacgagcagggggaggagcaaagggagagggacaagcagactttccACCGAGCGAGGACTCCGAAATTACTAACCTGAGCCCAGGAGTCGGcagcttaacccacggagccacccaggtgctccccagtTTCTAGAATGTTTTTGTTCACAGTCCAGAGTCCACCTCTGTCTAGAGCGGAGTGGGAGAGAGGGTGCTCCTGCAGGAGGAGGTCTGTGACAGCCAGGATGACAAGGGCCTGGGGTTCCTTCATCTCTGGGGCTTTTCACTTACCAGCCTGTTTCAGTCCTGATGGAGCCCAGCTCCTGACCACTGACCAGAAGAGTGAGCTCCGGGTTTACTCAGCCTCCCAGTGGGACTGCCCCCCGAGCTTAATCCCACACCCTCACCGCCACTTCCAGCACCTGACGCCCATCAAGGTAAGTGATGGAGGCAGGGAGCTGTGATCACGGGGATGGACCGGGTCTGTCCCAAGTAGGGAGAGGTCAGATCCAAAATCCCTAATCCCAGATCTCATCCTGCACCCACACAAAGCCGCCTCTTCTCTCCCGGTGCTCTCTGCAACTTCTGTCCCCCTGCTGCAATCCCACTGTGCTGGGTTTTCTTTGTCTCCCATAAACTCTTTTCCTGGATTGTTTAGCTCAGCCCACCTCCCTGCTCTTTTGCCGTCACCTCCAGTTACCTGTGTGCTGCTGGCTCCCCGCAGCCGACCTCAACCCCCAAGGCTGACAGTCTTTAAGTCTTCCGATTCCTTCCTGCCCACACCCCAGGCAGCTTCAACTCTGGTGGTTCCTCTGCTCTCctggtttctgttctttttctaacaGTGCAGTCCCTCTCCAGGCCTCCAGGTTTCATGCCTGTACTTCTTTTGTTAACATAgcacggggtggggtgggaggcaccAGCTTCAGGTAGGCCGGCAGCCCCTGTTAGAGACCTTGGGTAAGCTGCTTGACTTTTGGATCTCggtttcctcctctctaaaaaGTGAGTATCAGTATCTGATGGACAGGGTTGTTGGAAGAATCCATACGCTTACAGCACATGTCTAGTGCCTGGGAAGTACAACATCAGCAGTGATCATTTAATACTAGAGTGTCTCCCCGTACCTCAGCTCAAATCCAAGCTCTTAAGAACAAGGGTTCTTCACTGGTTGGTTCTTACTGATCCATGTGTCACCTCCCACTTTGTATCCAGCCAGGACAATTTCCAGCTTCCCAAGTGGGACTTGTGACTTATTTCCAAGCCCTGGCACGTACCACTCTGTCCTTCCTGCTAACCATGTCTTTCCTCCTCCAACACTTCCTTGTGATTTAAGAAAACCCCATCTGATTCCGTCATTCCAACTAATCGCCAGATTTGTTTTGAGTAGAGTAAGCTGGGGAACataggtttcttttcctttcttggccACTAGCCATTTTCTGACCAACTCTTCCATCATTTGTGTTGATGCAGGAGGGACAGCGGTGGGATTCCTTCAGAACTAATGTCCTACGTGGTTTTGGTTACTGGAGACTTTTTGCTCGGTTGTAggcttacctctttggttaacgTCTGGGTCAAGCTGATCTTAAAACATTTATTGGTTGGTATGATCTCAGGaaataggaaagagagagaagggctgAAGGTGTCCCAAGGTCCACAGAGGCCAGTTTTAGTTAAAAATTTGGGAGGGTGGATGCACATGCACTTGAAAGCTGTTCTTATAGTTTCGTGTGGGTCTTATCTCCATTATTAAATGGCTGGCAAGTGTATTAACAGTTGAGAGTGACAAAGAATACTTCCGATGTCCCTCTTGATCATACTCTGCATTTACTCTCATGACAACTCTCCATCTCCTAGGCAACCTGGCATCCTCGGTACAACCTCGTTGTTGTGGGCCGATACCCAGATCCTAATTTCAAAAGCTGTACCCCCCACGAATTAAGGACGATCGATGTGTTTGATGGAAACTCAGGGAAGATGATGTATCAGCTCTATGACCCAGAATCTTCTGGTATCATTTCGGTGAGGTTTGGGCCCTCAAATATTGATGGGAGGACACAGGGCTTCAACCTACCTTAACTGACCAAAAATGACCAGAAATTCTCATGTGTCCTTCTCCCAACACCTCACCTCCTCCTGATGCTTATGCCCTTGTCTCCGCAGCTCAATGAGTTCAATCCCATGGGGGACACGCTGGCCTCTGTGATGGGTGAGTGAAGCAGGTTGTATCTCAGATTGGCCAAGCCCTACCCTGCTCCCCCAAGTTGAGTGCAGGCCCCCCTCAGCTTAACCAGTCACCCCAGGGTAGAAGTCAGTAAAGACTTCCAGGAGACAGCAGACTCTTTGGCCTAGGTCCTCCATGCCTCATGCTTTGACTTGGTCATGACAATGCCTGGCTGTTGCCCGGTTTCCTGGTATTTCCCGACCAAGTCCTAGGTGCCCTGAGCTAGCCCCAAGTTCTCAGAGATGGATCATGGAAGGTGCAAGTCAGACTGGTCTCACTCCTCCTAGGTTATCACATTCTCATTTGGAGCCAGGAGGAAGCTGGGATGCGGACATGAGACCCATTAATGAAGGTGTGGGCCAAGCCAGAGCTTGGAGCCACCTGAGAACACATCCTGTGTGAAGAGGCGGCTGTGTGTTAAAGGGCCAAAGGTATCCAAGTCTTAGGGTCGGAGCAGGGACACTGTGGCATGGGATACTGTGGGACTGGGACACTGGCATGTTAACTGCTTTGGACTTAGCTCCAGAAACTTCTCCGGGGTTGGTACCCCAGGTGCTCCAAGGGTCTCTGCTGTATCCAGCCTGGAGCCAAGCTTCTCCTGGGGCCAAGGGACTTCTCTGTTCTTTGACGTGCAGTGACAGAGGGATCAGGTAGTGGTCCTCAGTTTGTGCTCACGATTGACGTGGCTAATAAAACCATACCCAACTGAGCTTCTGAGTGGATCTTCCAGCACTGCCCTGGCCGAAGCCCTCCCTGGGGCccccaaaggaagaaaaggcacagaAACCGCACTAAGAGTCTAGAACTTTCATTCTCCGGAAGTCACCTTAGCCCTATTCGGGGCCACAGTCACAAGCTGGCCAGCTCACAACCTGCATGGGCCTCTGGTCCGTAGAGACCCCAGTCTCGCTGAGAGGGATAGTAGTGTCAGGTCTGCGCCACAACTcacacccccccccgccccctccctggcACCAACAccctcctgccctgctccagCTGCAGGCTGACAAGATGCCCGAAGCATTATGTCTGACTCTAACAGTGGCTTCAGGGGGACAAAGGAAAACTTGGCTGGCTGGCCTCTGGGCGATCCGGTTCCTTAGTGGCCAGTGTCCATACCCCCGATGTGCAGTGTTTCCCACTACAATAAGCACTGAGAGGCAGGACTGTGTCCTCTGAACCATTTGCTGAAGACTCCGGGCTGGAAGAGAGAGCAAGGctgggtttggggggtggggggtgaggcagAACAAGCACTAACTCCTTCAGTTTTTCAATCCCGGGTCCTGAGTGAAGCTTGACTACTTGTCTACACTTCTGGTCCTTAGGAAGCATGGTGGAGGCAAATCTTGTCTGGAGAAAGCCGAAGTCCAACACAGTACTTGGTGAACAGGGGGGCATGTGAATGCTGAGTGACAGGTGCCAAGGGCCAAGCCGAGTCCCACTTGTTCATCTAGGTTGGGGTCATCAGAGGGAGGCCAAGCCAGGGTCTCCCGTCCACGGATTGGGGAGCAGTAACAGTCAGGAGCAAgggcccagcccccctcccctaggaggcagagggaagggggctgaGTGGTTGTCAGGCATGATCTTCCCCATCTGCGACGTGGCGGTAGCCAGGAGGCTGGGCCTGTATCCGGAACAAGACGGTGAGGAGCAGCacgatgaggaggaagaggatggagCCACAGACAGCCAAGGCCACGATCacctctgggtgggggagggggagagaaagtgtTTATCAGTGTTCCTCCGACAAAAACCTGACTACCAGACACCAGGTGCTCTGACAATGGGACATACCAGGTTAGTGAcaagtgctataaagaaaaagcaaagagaaaaggatgGAAAGGTAGTAGGTCAGTCATGGAAGGGCTCGCGGAGGAAGTGACAATTTGGCCAGAGACCTGGACTCACTGAGACACTTGCATTTGAGAGAAAGGGTCTTAGGACAAGGGCGGAAGGGGTGGGTAGACAGAAAGCAAGTACAAAACGCACTGATGTGGGAATACATTTGGCACCTTCTAGGATCAGCTGCGAAATCAGTATCACTACAGCAGAGTAAGTGAGGAGCAAACAGATCAGAGCAGAGGATCAGACCAGAGGCTCCTGGAAGGCTGTGGGGAAGAACCTGGATTTTGTTCTCAATGTCCTAGGAAGCCACTGGAAGATTCTGAGAAGGGTAGAGATATgaactgattttatatatatatatacatatacacatatatgtatatatattatatatatacatgtgtgtgtgtgtgtgtgtgtatgattttatttatttgacagggaaagagaagagagaggcagggagagggagaagcagactcctcactgagcagagaacccaacgtggggctcatgggatcatgacttgagccacacaggtgccccaagaggatGTATTTTAAAGGTCAAGCTGATAGGATCTAGCAGATCCTGCTAGTGAACCGGATGTGGGGTCTGAGAAAGATGGTATTCAAGAGGACTCACGGGGTCACCCTATGCAAGGAGGTAACGAATGTGGCATTCGCGAAGATGGGCGAACGTGGAGGAAGAGTGGATTTGGGTTTTAAGAGTGTTTGGTGTCAGACACAGCAGCTTGGAGAGACCTCAAGTCAGCAGCTGGATATGTGAGTCTGTAGCTCAGAGGAAAGGTCATGAATCTGAGTCATAAAAGGATGGAACTCCACACAGAGGTCGTATGTGAAGCCGGGAGGTTGGATGGGATCACCTTGGCAGTGGGCACAGATGGGGAAAGACCAAGATGAGACCTGGGCCATCCATTGTTCTGTGGGGAGAAAAAGCTAGTAAGGAAGCCACGTACAAGTCAGAAAAAAGCCAGAGAAGCCGAGGAAGTGTCTAAAGAAGAACAGTCGATTATATCATGCCCCTAAGAGATGAGAGAaggggggtgcctgcgtggctcagtgggttaaagcctctgccttcggctcaggtcacgatcccagggtcctggaatcaagccccgcatcgggctctctgctcagcggggagcctgcttcctcctctctctctgcctgcttctctgcctgcttgtgatctctgtcaaataaataaataaaatctttaaaaaaaaaaaaaaagatgagaagctGAGAACTGATCAGGCTTTGATAAGAGGAGGCCACTGGTCCTTTACAAAAGTGGCTTCACTGTGGTAGGAGGTGACACATGCCATCTAGCGCAAGCCTGACAGGACAGGCACTGAGCAAGCGGAACCAGAGTCTAGGCAAAGGATTCCACTTTCACAGGGAACAGAGACGGAGCACGGCTGCAGGAAGATGGGGCCCTGACGGGTCTTCGTTACACTTTCAAGATGGGACTGACCCAGGAAACAGGAAACACTGGGGCTCCACAAGTCTCTGTGGAAGTGAGATGGACCCGGAGCACCCGTGGGAGCTCGGCCTCAGGTGGTGGCTTATGCCAGCAAATAAGCTGGAAGAACTGGTGGGAGGACGAGCCCGTGCTCTCCTGGACACCCTGTTTCTTCAGTGATATGAGAAGGAAGGGCATCGCCTGAGAatgaggaggagggtgaggaatGGTCTCAGCGTGGGGAAGTAAACTGTCTAGTGACATGAGTCAGAGGGTTGGAGGTACAGCAGCTCTCTGGAGACCTGTGGGTAGGAACTGAAAGCTGTTCTGGGACGTTCCTCGCAGAGGCAGGCAGCAGCTCACCTGTATCCGCGGGCCCGCTTGCGAGCTGGCACTCCTGCTGCCAATCCTTGGGCACGACAGGCTCTGTGAGGTGCAGGAAGTCCTGCAGCGGGCAGCGATGAGGGCAGCCAGGCaggaccagaggccagggagccTTGTCACTCTCATTCCGGAAGTACATCTCCACTGAGAAATTCCTGAGGGTTGACAGGAGACGGAAGCTGCTCCGCAGGCCGCTACCCGAGCCCTGGGGCCGCCCACAGCCACCACACGAGTACCCTTCCAGAGGGCAGACTGGTGGCTGCACTCACCCGTTATCTTCCTGGTACAGTTCAAATATGTGGCAGGAGGCGTAGGGGGCCTGTTCCCCATTGTAGACGTCCAGTGCCATCTGCAGCGCGACCAGGGTGGTATCATGCTGTAAGACAGCGGAGCTCCTCATCAGCActgctccccccagccccacccccaggtgctggagagagaggaaatccAGCTCCTTGCTTGACGACCGCACCCCGGGGACTACGGGAGCTCACCGCGGAGTAAACCAGCAGCTtagggagctgggaggaggttGCCATCAGGGTCAGGTTCTTCCGTATCTGAGCCAGCAGGACTCCTGAAGGAGAAGAGTCCCCAGTGTCAGTGGCACCAGCTACCTCGTCTTCTGACCAGACCCGTGTGTGGCCCTTCACCCTCTACTAGTCCTGGGTCTGATCACCGGCACAGGGAACTCTACTCAGGGGCATAGGAATCACGCAGAAAACTCTCCAGCACCTCTGTTGTCTAAGAGCTTTCGCATTTACAGAGGGAAGCAAGATAAAACAAGATACTCGTATTtcaacacagacacagagacctgCCAATTCATAAAGGAGCTGCAAGGCCCTGCCGGCGTCTGGACAATTACTCCGGTCTGGAGCAAATAAAATCCTAAGCTTGCTTCAGAATGCACAAGATGGCGGCCGCACATGGGCGCTCCGCCACGTGTGGGCTCGGGAAAGTGTGACAGCCAGCCCTCCCTTGGGGGCTCGGATCAGGAAACTGGCATGTGTATTACTCTCAGCCTTCTCGTCAAAGTGGCCCCTGGTGGTTCTCTGGAGGGGACAGAGGGTCTTCTGACATAGGTGACACTTAAGAATATGAATGCTAGAAAAGAAGCGCACAAACTCGACAGTGGCCCTTCTACAGGGACAGAGGAGCTAAGCATTCGGAGGACTGCGGAGACTTTGGGGGCTAACGGGAGGTCTGGTTTCGAAGGAGCAGAGAGCACGACAGCTGGAGAAGGAAGCGTGGGAGAAGCCCTCCAGAGCAGATTTTTAATGCAGTAGGGTCCTGAGGAGGGGAGTGACGCGCTGCCCGCCACTCACCCCCCTGAAGTCGGgccttctctgcctgctcgtAGATCCCGAAGAGGAAGCGGAAGCTGAAGTCCTTTAGTCGGCTCAGACGCTGCATGGTTCGGGGTGAGGCCCAGGGCGGCAGGACCAGCCCATGTGTTTGCTGTGTATCGCAGCGGGCAGGTTAGCTTCCCAGGCCTAGGCCAGAGCCTCTCCGGGGACAGCTCTCCTCCCCAGCGGGAaggtgcctgtgtgtgtgtgagggagggagaggagatgagacGTGAAGCTGAGGGACTGGAACCAGGACACATGGCGGACAGAACACAGGAAAGGAAGCTCAGGCACAGAAAGCGTGACTCAGCAGAATGGAGCCGGGCACCATGAGACTTCTGGGTGGAGAGGGCCAAGAACTGCTGACACAGAATAAACCATTTCCCACTCCGAGGTTCTTTTTCACCCATGAGGGAAATTCCTTGGTTTCACAAGAAGCGGCTTGCCTGGACCTTCCCGGTGGGAATGGTATCCGGGCATGGTATGCTACTTGTCCTGGTCACCTGGGCCTGCAGAGGTTTGAGGGAAGAAAGGCCATACCCGGGACCCTAAGTGGGCTCACCTCACAGAAGAGTGTGTCATAGACATTCCAGACGGTCTCCAGTGTCACGTCTGTAAGCCCTGTTTCGTTGGCCACCATATCCAGAAATTGCTATGAAAAATGGATCAAGGGGATCAGTACCGCCCTGGGGGAAAGGACCAGTGTGGTGACCTCCGCCTGAGCCCCACTCACTGCATTCTGAACACTCTCATTCTGATACTCTGGTGTCTGTCGGGTCTCGTTCTGCAGCTGCTCGTAGCGGGGACATGGGCCCAAAGGGAACTTCAGCAGCTGTAGACGGAAGGGGAGCggggaacagaggcagagaaggagttGGGGATCACGGTCAGGCTCATGGCCAGAGTCGTCCCTCTCACCACCTCCAGGGAAGGGCTGGCCAGTCTTACCCTATCCTCAGCGATGGGCACAGTGTGGACGGGGATAGGTTGCCAAGAGATATTTGGGTTGAAACGCTGCATCCCGTTGGGAGGGAAGAGTCCAGCCAGGTTGGCCTCAGCACTCATGAGAGTGCGGTCAAAGTCTGTGCTTCGCACATAAATCTGCAATGACAACACCAGTCTCAcctatgggggtggggtgggagcttTGGCCCCTCGGAGGGGCCATGGCGGGAGGGCCTGTCTTGATGGTTACCCAGCAAATGGTGGCCGTCTCCGCCTCTCTGACCTTCCATGTCCCTCTTCCCAGCAAAGGTCCAAACACTCAGCTAGGGGCTGGCTGTCCCCAGTCTGTGAAGAACTCCTGTGGAAATGGCTCTAGCTCAAATGCCCTCCCAGTCCCAAGTGCTTAGTCACTAAGGCTGTCAGTTCTGTCTGTCGGTCCGGTTTTCTAGTGATGCCTATCTCCCTATCAACATCACGGTCCTTGAAGGCAGAAACTGTCTCCAAAGACATACCCCCTTTATGAAGTGGCTTAGAGATCAGGGAGAGGAAATAAGGAACAGAGATAATTCCTTGTGCAAAGGGAGGAGGATGCAGTGGGGCAGGGCAAGACCAGGACAGAGCTGCCCCTCAAGGGAACAATAACATCGAGATGCCCATGGCCAACAGTAGTAACCAGAGGAACAGCCAACCCCCTCCCTGGGGTGGAGGGCCTCAAGGAGCTGGAACACTGGCCGGTCTTCCCTGACACGCCTTCTCTACACGTGATCCCTGCTCTTTATCTCTTGGCCCTGGGTGGTTTATCATGTCACCCTCACTACACTCTAAGCTCTGCAAAGACGGAGATCCTATCTGTGTGCTGCACCATTAACGCAGAGTGCTAGTACAGCACTCTGCCCTTAGTAGGTACTCGAGAAGCATCTTGGATGGGAAATCCAGGTTATTTCACAGAATCAGAAGACTTCGCTAGGCCCTTAACCCTGAGATTGGATGCTTGATCTGTTTTGGCCCTTTCCGAGTCAAAGAGGGGCAACTTGGCCTCTGGGACTGTGCTACACAGCTCTGAGATGCCTTGTCCTGTAGGAGTAACCAAAAATGCATGAAAGGAGGCCAGAGTGGCCCAGGCTCCttgaggggagagggtgagaacAGCAGGTTCCCTTCCCCTTGCCTCTTGGGCTCCCAGCCTTACCTCTTGCCGGTGGTAGGA
This DNA window, taken from Lutra lutra chromosome 10, mLutLut1.2, whole genome shotgun sequence, encodes the following:
- the DDB2 gene encoding DNA damage-binding protein 2 isoform X2, whose protein sequence is MAPRKRPETQKTPEVAVRPKSKRSRSPRELEPEAKKLCVKGPGSSRRFDSGCLWAGLASLQVPPPSSIVRALHHHKLGNAVWPSLQQIGAGGSITGLKFNPLDTNQFFTSSMEGTTRLQDFKGNTIRVFASSDTCNVWFCSLDVSARSRMVVTGDNVGHVILLNMDGRELWNLRMHKKKVTHVALNPCCDWFLATASVDQTVKIWDLRQVRGKSSFLHSLPHSHPVNAACFSPDGAQLLTTDQKSELRVYSASQWDCPPSLIPHPHRHFQHLTPIKATWHPRYNLVVVGRYPDPNFKSCTPHELRTIDVFDGNSGKMMYQLYDPESSGIISLNEFNPMGDTLASVMGYHILIWSQEEAGMRT
- the DDB2 gene encoding DNA damage-binding protein 2 isoform X1 — protein: MAPRKRPETQKTPEVAVRPKSKRSRSPRELEPEAKKLCVKGPGSSRRFDSGCLWAGLASLQVPPPSSIVRALHHHKLGNAVWPSLQQGLQQAFLHSLASYRIFQKAAPFDRRATSLAWHPTHPSTLAVGSKGGDIMLWNFGIKDKPTFIKGIGAGGSITGLKFNPLDTNQFFTSSMEGTTRLQDFKGNTIRVFASSDTCNVWFCSLDVSARSRMVVTGDNVGHVILLNMDGRELWNLRMHKKKVTHVALNPCCDWFLATASVDQTVKIWDLRQVRGKSSFLHSLPHSHPVNAACFSPDGAQLLTTDQKSELRVYSASQWDCPPSLIPHPHRHFQHLTPIKATWHPRYNLVVVGRYPDPNFKSCTPHELRTIDVFDGNSGKMMYQLYDPESSGIISLNEFNPMGDTLASVMGYHILIWSQEEAGMRT
- the ACP2 gene encoding lysosomal acid phosphatase encodes the protein MAGRQFAWSGAALLQLLLGVNLIVMPPTQARSLRFVTLLYRHGDRSPVKTYPKDPYQEDEWPQGFGQLTKEGMRQHWELGQALRQRYQGFLNISYHRQEIYVRSTDFDRTLMSAEANLAGLFPPNGMQRFNPNISWQPIPVHTVPIAEDRLLKFPLGPCPRYEQLQNETRQTPEYQNESVQNAQFLDMVANETGLTDVTLETVWNVYDTLFCEQTHGLVLPPWASPRTMQRLSRLKDFSFRFLFGIYEQAEKARLQGGVLLAQIRKNLTLMATSSQLPKLLVYSAHDTTLVALQMALDVYNGEQAPYASCHIFELYQEDNGNFSVEMYFRNESDKAPWPLVLPGCPHRCPLQDFLHLTEPVVPKDWQQECQLASGPADTEVIVALAVCGSILFLLIVLLLTVLFRIQAQPPGYRHVADGEDHA